The sequence TGCCGGGACATCGCTGGTACAAAATGCAGGTCAAACGATGGAAGATATTGTCCGCTCAGTTACTCATGTGCGCGATATCATGGCAGAAATTGCCTCGGCCTCCGATGAGCAAAGCCGTGGTATCACACAAGTCAGCCAGGCTATTTCGGAAATGGACAGCACCACTCAACAAAATGCCGCATTAGTGGAAGAGTCCGCCGCCGCCGCCGATTCACTGGCGGAACAAGCTATCTTACTGGCGCAAGCTGTGGCGGTGTTCCGCCTGTCCGAAGCGGAAACTGAGTCTGTTCAGAGCAATACAACTGCCCCGCGGATAACCCCACCTCGCGCAGCACCAGAAACCCATCGTACCCAACAGCAGGATAACTGGGAAACCTTCTGATTCTGCGTTAAACCTTGGAACCCTGCCGTCAGGCAGGGTATTCTGAGCCTCCGAGCTGAGCACAGACAAGGAGAGCAGATGAAATATCTACAGGTTTATATCGGCAAAATTGAGCCTTACAGCGGCAGTTCCCCCAGTGCCATTGGCAAACGTCAGGTGCAAGGCGGCATTATGCTCACGCCTCTCGGATTGGAGGGGGATGAACAGGCCGAAACTCGCTTCCACGGCGGCCCAGACCGGGCGTTATGTCATTATCCCCGTGAGCATTACACTCACTGGGCCCAGCAATTCCCTGAACAGGCTGATATTTTCTCTGCCCCAGCTTATGGTGAAAACATATCAACCCTCGGCATGACCGAGAAAAATGTATTTATGGGGGATATCTATCGCTGGGGAGATGCAATCATTCAGGTGACTCAACCGCGCTCACCTTGCTACAAACTCAACTTCCATTTTGCTATCGAGGATATGTCAGTGCTGATGCAGCAAATCGGCTACTGCGGTTGGTTGTATCGGGTAATTTCACCCGGCAAAGTCAGTGAAAACCATCCTTTGACACTATTAGCACGGACCAGTGATATCTCCGTATCTGAAGCCATTGCCATTGCCTGGCACATGCCGTTCGATGAAGAACAGTATCGCCGCTTATTGGCAGTATCCGGGCTATCGGCCAGTTGGAGCAAAACCATGCTGACGCGTCTTGCGCAAGGAAAGATAGAAGATTTCAATCGGCGATTGCTGGGGAATATCTAGGAATTAAGATAATTGATTAACAATTTTGAAAAACAAACCGGGTAGCGGGCATGCCATCCACCCGGATTGTTCAAAGCCGTTAATCAGAACGCTTTTGGGGCGTAACCGGTCACTTCTTTCAAGCCCATTTCACGGCCTAATGCAGTCATTGGGTGAACAACCACAATACCGCGCACCGCTTTCTTCAAAGAGCCCATATCGGCTTGCTCTTTCTTGGTAATGGCACGGCTAAAGGGCAGTTGAGCCAGTTTCTGGGCTTCAGCA comes from Yersinia canariae and encodes:
- a CDS encoding YibL family ribosome-associated protein, with translation MKEHAEIKRLSDMLDALNHKDPIVIQQGNMDLIAQHMKEKEKLAAEIQRLKEVRVKNLSAEAQKLAQLPFSRAITKKEQADMGSLKKAVRGIVVVHPMTALGREMGLKEVTGYAPKAF
- the yiiM gene encoding 6-hydroxyaminopurine reductase, encoding MKYLQVYIGKIEPYSGSSPSAIGKRQVQGGIMLTPLGLEGDEQAETRFHGGPDRALCHYPREHYTHWAQQFPEQADIFSAPAYGENISTLGMTEKNVFMGDIYRWGDAIIQVTQPRSPCYKLNFHFAIEDMSVLMQQIGYCGWLYRVISPGKVSENHPLTLLARTSDISVSEAIAIAWHMPFDEEQYRRLLAVSGLSASWSKTMLTRLAQGKIEDFNRRLLGNI